The Neurospora crassa OR74A linkage group V, whole genome shotgun sequence sequence GCTCTTGACATACCCGAGACGATATACCTTGACCGATACTTGGCATCCAATGAAGAGAAAATCAAGGAACTACAAGCAGATCTATCAAAACTTGTGTACGCATATCGCAAAtgtgtggaggaggaggaaaggttGACAACATGGAGCAATAACCAAACGGGCAACAAACCTGTGGATCGTCGGACTTTGATCGCAGACAGTATTGAACGCTGCAAAGACCATATCCAACAAGTCAAAAATCGGGCATCCTGGAGGAACTTCCAAGAGTCAAGTTCCAATGTTGGCGACAATGGGAATGGTTACCAGCTTTATCTAGCGGGCGCTGATAAGGAGGCTCCGGTCTCACCGGAGGAGGCGAACGTCATCGCTTATTACGAGCGCAAGATCAAATTTTTGACAGAACAGGCAGCCAGAATTGAACAGATCATGCAAGGTAGGGTCACTGTGGCCACTCTCTAGGGCtaatttcttcttccataTGCCATCAAATGTACTAAAATGCTGACCTACTGATTTACAGGCACTATTGCGCCACAAAAACGACGCATTTTGGACGCTTTGGACCAACATAGCAAGGTTCTTACTGTTCCTGCCCCGGACAATTCATGGGTTCCCACGGCCAAATACACTCTTCGTGGCATGACAAGCGAGCCGAACACAGTGTTCTTGCGGAAACAAGAAGTAGAGCTTATTGACCTCGACAATGGTGAGGTTCCTGCGGAACAGTGGTATAAGATTTGGAGCTATTCCGAGAACAATTATGCCGTGCAGATCGAAGTAAGTTTCTCTGCATAAGATCCATAAGACCGACAGTGACGGGCGGATCGGGCTTGCTAACGTTATATTATCAGAAAACAACCTACGAGACTGCTATCTCGCAGGCTTGCGCGGTCGGCACTGAACCTCTTCTGATTTACGCTTCGGAAAAGGCAATGAAAACTGAACCAATCCCGTTGAATGACGCTCTAAAGGCCTTCATCAGGTTTGACAATAAGTTCTTCAGCCAAGAGCTGGCGCAGAATGAGCACGAACAGCACGAAGACTCCAGAAAGCGTGGACCCATCTCGATGTCGTCTCCGGACTCGAAAAGACGTAACAGGTCCAATAGTCTCGACTCAATGGCCACTAATCACGCATCAGCGGGGGACCTAGATGAGGAAATGCGTGACGAAGAATTCGTCGAATTTGCCAGCGGATCGGTGTACGGCAGCAGCGCGGAGAAGGCTACCACCAGCTCTGACCATGATATGATGGACGgtctctctccttccttaCGTCAGGAAGATGGCCGTGCTCCGCATTCCAATACTTTAGTCGACCTGCTCACACCACCCTATGAAGAAAAGGTGGAgagcaaggaaaaggagtCATCGAACATTGATACCTCGATGGATGCCGCTTCAGAAAGGATGAGGCGGGTGTCCCTTGACGAGGACAAGATGGATGTCGAGTGGGGTCAAGCGGAAGTCGTCACCAACACCGTTAGCACCGTTAGCAGCCAGGGCAGCGGATCTAGTGCCCATACTGAGGACTCTGGTATTACCTTGAAGCCAACTGGAGGTGCCGACGATGGCACCACACCGGCGAAGAGCCCAGAGATGCAAGAGCGCAGTAATAATCCCTTTCTCGCCAGGGCACCCAACACTTCCATTGCCGCGACGACTTCGGACAGCACCCCACAGCCATATAGCCGCGCTACTATGGACTTTTAGGTAGAGGAATTAGCGCCTCAATACGAGGGGTTTGAACCAAACATTGCTTTCCCGCGTATTCACACGCGAACTAGAAAGTTCTTTGGTAATGATCGTTCAAGAGCTCGGACTGGTGGCTATGCGTCATGGACAGACTGCTCGAGCAAGAGTTCTTCTCCACCATTCGCAAGAAATAGAGACTCCAACACTGCGTACAAGCAACAGGACTTAACACGCACCGAGTTACACAAGCCATCTGACCCGGCAATGCCCCAGACCCTGGACAAGGATCACCCCATAGACGATGGGGATCAGGTAGAGACCCCAAACGAAGCAGAGCGTATCCCCGGTGGAAAGTGTGGCGAGACGTGCAAGGCTGCATTCGAGCCCCGAATGCCCAAAGTCTTGAAGCCGGACTGGACGTGAAGTCGAGTCTCAGACCGAGCTGTGACAAGAAGCAGCATCGGAGGAGTTTGAGTGGATGATTGGTTCGCGAGCTTCCTCGGATGGCGCCATAACTTCGGAAACATAGCGACTTTGCTTCACCACATCTGTGACACTTTTTAGCAGATGGGGATGCGTAGCGGAACTCTATTCGACTTGAAGATGTTATGTTTCTATGTGACATACATCCATCACAAAACTACTTGGTGAAAAGCTTTGCGTACTTGCATGTTAAGCGATGAAGAGCAAAAGATTCGGAGGGGAATtgtagtaggtagggtagtGTTGTGATCAATGCAATAGGACATGATACCCTACGTGGGGCAGCCACTTTGTGAAGAAGAACAGTGGCCAGTCCGTATAATGCTTTGTGTCAGTGTGCCGAAATGACTGTTTGAAATGACGAAAAGGGCGGGCTACCTGAGCAAACCAGCGGATGTAACAACTTGTTGATGAATAGGTAATTGTGCTCCTGCATCGTCGACAAGATTGACTTGACGCAACGAGCCTTGAGATGGACCATGGTCATTATAAGCAGCCGAACAGAACGGAATTAACAGCAATAGTCGGAGCTCGAATAGTGTAGTGGTTATCACGTTCGCCTCACACGCGAAAGGTCCCAGGTTCGAAACCTGGTTCGAGCAACGTTTTTGATTCTTTTTTGATCTAATTTCTAATTCGGCTGTCGAGCTTATGCCGCTTCGGAAAGCGCAATGAACAAAGGAACGAGGTCGGAATAGGGGGGAAGTGGAGTTCCAGATGCGCTCACCTTTTTGGGCTGTTcttgtgtaggtaggtaccatagGGTAGTACTTAGTGTATGACCGTTGAGGGCTCTTGCCTGCCGGGCAAAAACCCCACCTCTAAGACCTGTCCCACTTCCGACATCATCCTTTTTGTTCCATCTTTCCATGCGGGGCGGGCGCACTCACGCAAGAGCTATGATGCTTGTCAGTGGGGTTTTGACGCTGTGAGCTGTCtgtcccgtcccgtctctcGGATTTGGCGAATTCCAACCATCCTCCGATTCCATCAGGCAGGCGACCCCCCGATACTGTAAATCACCATCAGCTGCCGACGAATCGCGCAGATATCTCGACGTTTTGATTCGCATCTGTATATTAACGGTCTAGTTGCGAGCAATCAGCGGTATAACTCCAACATCGCTTGGGCCGATATCCCCGATAGGAACCGATTACGTACAGCATCAGGGGCAGTTGTCACGAACTTCACGTCGCCAACCAAATCACCCGAAccatacaacaacaacaacatatTTGCGCCATCATAcccgcaacagcaacagccatGGCCTCAAAACAAGACGCCAAGATCCAAAAGATCATTGCGCGACTACAAAAGCGCATCGCCGAGGGCCAGTTTGAGGAGCAGTACGAGGCCGGGCAGGAGACGAGGTTGGTTGCGGCGCGGTACACAAAAGCGGAGAATTGGCCGGCCGCCATCGACATTCTGTCCAGCGTGTCGCAGGCGCTGCTGAAGGCCGGAGCGGGCGGCGCCGGTGGCGATCTCGCCATCTTGCTGGTGGACGTTTACAAGCAAGGCAAAGTCAAGCCGGATGCGGCGTCGCGCGGGCGGCTGTTGACGTGTTTGAGGCTGTTTGAGTTTGAAGAGCCGACCAGGAAGAAGTTTGTGAAGGAGGTTTTTGAGTaagtcttctttcttccatcTGTAACGCGGGTTTGCACAGAAAGGAGGACAAGATATAACGAAAATTGAAAAAAGCAAGAAGAGGTACTAAATCTTTCATTTGAACAGCTGGTCACGAAAGTTTGGCGACTACCCTGCCGGCGACCCGGAGCTGCACCACGTTGTCGGCACCCTAGCCGCCGAGAAGCACGAGACGGATGAGGCCGAGAAGCATTTGGTTCTAGGCACCAAAGAGTCGGCCGAAGTGCTGACGCGCATGGAGTACGAGTGGTACAAGGACAGCGAGCAACCGCACACGGCCGCCCTCTTCGCCGCCCGCGCCATCCTGCCGTATCTGCTGCTGGCTAATGTCCGCGC is a genomic window containing:
- a CDS encoding DUF410 domain-containing protein, coding for MASKQDAKIQKIIARLQKRIAEGQFEEQYEAGQETRLVAARYTKAENWPAAIDILSSVSQALLKAGAGGAGGDLAILLVDVYKQGKVKPDAASRGRLLTCLRLFEFEEPTRKKFVKEVFDWSRKFGDYPAGDPELHHVVGTLAAEKHETDEAEKHLVLGTKESAEVLTRMEYEWYKDSEQPHTAALFAARAILPYLLLANVRAANTSYRAFVSALTAENSSLGVQNVESSQGSDIRIFPSLPLLNLLGLLLLAVQKGTPDLFRQLKTKYASNLAELGGAWDGALEMIAEMYFGIQRPRQSNPLLDMMGSLFGGGGGGGGGAGAAGGRPPVRRVEAAPTAEGLD